A region of Mugil cephalus isolate CIBA_MC_2020 chromosome 3, CIBA_Mcephalus_1.1, whole genome shotgun sequence DNA encodes the following proteins:
- the cln6a gene encoding ceroid-lipofuscinosis neuronal protein 6a, protein MQSVRKRRGNDLHMNSPPGVLKRNDSGKQKQPFHFDLWLCLTLQNWILDFGRPIVMICLPLEWFPLNKPSAGDYFHMAYNVITPFLMLKLIERSPKALSRTAVYLCIIFFVMGASIHLVGDSINHRLILSGYQLHLSVRENPIIKDLKPASLIDSFELLYYYDEQLGHLMWYIPFFIILVIYFAGCFSNAKEQKKVPISGWLLLGPSSLYYWYLVTEGQITELFLVTFLAMVAMVIYQRRLGLSPDTNGLFLFYSFIVTVVLVALWVAYLWNDPVLRNKYPGLFYVPEPWSFYTLHIK, encoded by the exons ATGCAGTCCGTACGAAAACGTCGAGGCAACGATTTACATATGAATAG CCCTCCTGGTGTTTTGAAGAGAAATGACtcagggaaacaaaaacagccctTCCACTTCGACCTGTGGCTCTGTTTGACTCTGCAGAACTGGATACTGGACTTTGGAAGGCCCATTGTCATG ATCTGCCTTCCTCTGGAGTGGTTTCCCCTGAACAAGCCCAGTGCTGGAGACTATTTCCACATGGCCTACAATGTGATAACGCCATTCCTAATGCTCAAG CTGATCGAGCGCAGTCCAAAGGCGCTGTCTCGCACTGCTGTCTACCTCTGCATCATCTTTTTTGTCATGGGGGCCAGCATCCACCTGGTGGGAGACTCCATCAACCACCGGCTAATCCTGAGTGGCTACCagctccatctgtctgtcagaGAGAACCCCATCATCAAAGACCTAAAACCTGCTTCACTG ATCGACTCCTTTGAGCTGCTGTATTATTATGACGAACAGCTGGGACACCTAATGTG GTACATTCctttcttcatcattctggtcaTCTATTTCGCCGGCTGCTTCTCCAACGCtaaagaacagaagaaggttCCCATCTCTGGCTGGCTGTTGCTTGGACCCAGCTCTCTCTACTATTG GTACTTGGTCACTGAAGGACAAATCACTGAACTTTTCCTCGTCACCTTCCTTGCCATGGTAGCCATGGTAATATATCAACGGCGTTTAGGCCTCAGCCCAGACACTAACGGCCTGTTCCTGTTCTACAGTTTTATTGTTACTGTGGTCCTGGTGGCTCTGTGGGTGGCCTATCTGTGGAACGACCCGGTGCTTCGCAACAAGTACCCTGGACTTTTTTATGTGCCAGAACCCTGGTCCTTCTACACCTTGCATATTAAGTAG
- the LOC125005003 gene encoding calmodulin-like protein 4: MAKFLTQVRINEFKECFSLYDKKQKGKIDAKDLITVMRCLGTSPTFGEIDRHLQVHKIAKTDEVDFSVFLTMMHRQMQQEDPKNEILQAFRMTDKQKRGHIQASELRAKLTQLGEKLTNKEVDEIFSEANVQSNGIVKYEEFIDVVNLPPIDY; the protein is encoded by the exons ATG GCCAAGTTCCTCACACAGGTTAGGATCAATG AGTTCAAAGAATGCTTCTCCTTGTATGACAAGAAGCAAAAGGGCAAGATAGATGCCAAAGACCTGATCACAGTCATGCGCTGCCTGGGTACAAGCCCCACGTTCGGAGAAATCGACCGACACCTACAAGTCCACAAAATTG CAAAGACAGACGAGGTGGACTTCTCTGTGTTCCTGACAATGATGCACAGGCAGATGCAGCAGGAGGACCCCAAGAACGAAATCCTGCAGGCCTTCAGGATGACAGACAAGCAGAAGAGGGGACACATCCAGGCGAGTGAGCTGCGGGCCAAGCTCACCCAGTTAGGAGAGAAACTCACGAACAAAGAAG ttgATGAGATCTTCAGTGAGGCAAACGTGCAGTCGAATGGGATTGTAAAGTACGAGGAGTTCATCGACGTTGTGAACCTGCCACCGATCGATTACTGA